A single Methanomassiliicoccales archaeon DNA region contains:
- a CDS encoding PKD domain-containing protein: protein MQYTKGKQLATGMLVALLLLSGIMIFPSATVEASSTAPISLNVVDNTNAPVAGATATLTETHTSKMYSTSSDAGGLATFSPPPGYYILRISKSGYYDLEYSTVVKYDGINAVQLGLIQINKLPTTVGTLTVTVTSGGSPVSGVTLKTIDLNSPTKMEKIYSFSGSTSQIVHTSTYRLVTSANGFETDVRDVTVSSGVTVNVNVVLNPSVTVTGYVYKNNVPASGVTAVLVSSNPSLPVEKRIITGRVTSNYFVIDGFADSNPFYLMVDATDAQASMQSITLITSQTVTINLVSQGAQVDSNGIVFASNDWNNFNLYRNLTMDFDASWPNIPYSYLPNLRMQIDFAFGDGNGVVSATEYNAFINRVRSFGPLNVTSDFMVRVNGTKYTVQTDFVSAAFTGISGSSVTSTAQYSAAFVSSYRSQANILNGGSTYTVTAYARYDTNSLNNIVYLTWPRGNEMTANTTSTGSAVVTGYLSVTIDPTVRTTGTHEVVTMTIQRSVAPIATAGIDVSSDWAYAVTSGTSVLYYIVNSQKPIVFTANGSSDPNGNPLKFTWNFGNGVVQGPISSYWTTYTYGAAHFNLTVTLTVTDVAGLTAVKSFYVKSDGINPTPDFKVKDHTLSLQAPNLIVKQNEALIFNGATSYDHIASTASNDVGIIKRWEYIWGDGNKTVVGMGENQNVTKTYARAGTFTMVLNVTDVAGRVSTKSIIVLVKDTVPPVVSFTIELNGNSVTTAQENQTLVFNGNATYDANDSFDKLSFSWTFGDSNVATGPWVRHAFSAIKTFTVKLEVTDQAGNKANLTKSIVITSSPRPDLRIVSMIFDPNPMTEGSAGTIKVNLTNVGSSNALAPKVEFFILSSSGSKSKIGESSNMRVNDVTNSTLMPGKFGLIYFSWTPSAKGNFTIVATASVDNEIVTTDNSYTAAITVNEAAWKAIALYGGIFAAIVVVILLYFYRKRLPKLGGKKEKQKEETKKQPATNEEKKGKK, encoded by the coding sequence ATGCAATATACGAAAGGTAAACAATTGGCAACGGGCATGTTGGTAGCACTTCTGTTGCTGTCAGGAATAATGATTTTCCCGAGCGCAACGGTCGAGGCTTCAAGTACTGCCCCCATCTCATTGAACGTGGTCGATAACACGAACGCCCCTGTCGCAGGTGCTACCGCCACGCTCACGGAGACCCACACTTCAAAGATGTATTCCACTTCTAGTGACGCCGGCGGTCTGGCCACATTCTCCCCACCACCCGGCTACTACATCCTGAGGATCTCCAAGAGCGGGTACTATGATCTAGAGTACTCGACGGTGGTAAAATATGATGGTATAAACGCCGTACAACTTGGTCTCATCCAGATAAACAAGCTACCCACAACCGTGGGAACCTTGACAGTAACTGTGACGTCAGGAGGTAGCCCAGTGAGCGGCGTTACCCTAAAGACCATCGACTTAAATTCCCCGACCAAAATGGAAAAGATCTATAGTTTTAGTGGCTCTACCTCGCAAATAGTTCACACAAGCACGTATCGTCTTGTGACTAGCGCCAATGGATTCGAGACTGATGTGCGAGACGTCACAGTTTCAAGTGGCGTTACTGTTAATGTGAACGTGGTTCTAAACCCATCGGTAACTGTGACGGGTTATGTCTATAAGAATAATGTACCTGCCTCTGGGGTGACTGCAGTCTTAGTTTCCTCCAACCCATCTTTGCCGGTGGAAAAGAGGATAATCACAGGTCGAGTGACATCCAACTATTTTGTCATAGATGGCTTCGCTGATTCCAACCCATTTTATCTGATGGTTGATGCAACGGATGCGCAAGCGAGCATGCAGTCCATTACCCTGATCACTTCTCAAACAGTCACAATTAACCTAGTCTCCCAAGGAGCACAAGTAGATTCGAATGGAATCGTATTTGCTTCCAATGATTGGAATAATTTCAATCTTTATCGCAATCTCACCATGGACTTCGATGCCTCTTGGCCTAACATCCCATATAGTTACCTTCCGAACTTGCGTATGCAGATTGATTTCGCATTTGGGGACGGTAATGGTGTTGTGAGCGCAACAGAGTATAACGCTTTCATTAACAGAGTTCGGTCGTTTGGCCCACTAAACGTGACCTCGGATTTCATGGTTAGAGTTAATGGTACAAAGTACACTGTACAGACAGATTTCGTTTCAGCGGCCTTCACAGGAATATCAGGGTCATCCGTTACGTCTACAGCCCAATATTCGGCTGCTTTTGTGAGCTCCTATAGAAGTCAGGCCAATATCCTCAATGGCGGTTCGACGTACACTGTTACAGCTTACGCTAGGTACGACACCAATTCTCTCAACAACATTGTCTACCTTACTTGGCCCAGAGGAAACGAGATGACTGCAAACACCACCTCTACAGGTAGTGCAGTAGTAACTGGCTATCTTTCGGTAACAATCGACCCCACTGTACGGACCACCGGCACCCATGAGGTAGTCACCATGACCATACAACGCTCTGTGGCCCCCATTGCCACTGCTGGAATAGACGTTTCCTCAGATTGGGCCTATGCCGTGACTTCTGGGACGAGCGTGTTATATTATATAGTTAATTCACAAAAGCCGATCGTGTTCACGGCCAATGGTTCCTCGGACCCCAACGGGAATCCCTTGAAATTCACATGGAACTTCGGAAACGGTGTAGTGCAAGGCCCCATTTCCTCCTATTGGACAACTTATACTTATGGGGCTGCGCACTTCAACCTCACGGTGACTTTGACAGTCACTGATGTCGCTGGGTTGACCGCCGTCAAGAGCTTCTATGTTAAGAGCGATGGTATCAATCCTACGCCCGACTTCAAGGTAAAGGATCACACCCTTAGCTTGCAAGCCCCGAATCTGATTGTTAAGCAGAATGAGGCCTTAATTTTCAATGGAGCCACTTCTTATGACCACATCGCGTCTACAGCTTCTAACGATGTTGGCATCATAAAGAGATGGGAGTACATATGGGGAGACGGCAACAAGACCGTGGTGGGCATGGGAGAGAATCAGAACGTGACCAAGACCTATGCTCGAGCCGGCACATTCACTATGGTGCTGAATGTCACGGATGTGGCCGGTAGGGTCTCAACTAAGAGCATCATCGTCCTGGTGAAGGATACAGTGCCGCCCGTGGTCTCATTCACAATCGAGCTTAATGGAAATAGTGTGACCACAGCTCAAGAGAATCAGACGTTGGTCTTCAATGGCAACGCTACTTATGATGCCAACGACTCTTTTGACAAATTGAGCTTCTCTTGGACCTTCGGGGACTCGAATGTGGCGACTGGACCATGGGTCAGACATGCGTTCTCAGCGATCAAGACCTTCACCGTGAAATTGGAGGTCACAGACCAAGCAGGCAACAAAGCCAACCTCACGAAGTCCATCGTCATCACCTCTTCTCCCCGACCCGATCTAAGGATCGTTTCCATGATTTTCGATCCTAACCCCATGACCGAAGGTTCCGCGGGTACGATAAAGGTGAATTTGACCAACGTCGGGAGCTCTAATGCGTTGGCACCAAAGGTGGAGTTCTTCATCCTCTCCTCCAGTGGATCGAAGAGCAAGATCGGAGAGTCATCTAACATGAGGGTGAATGACGTAACTAACAGTACCCTCATGCCAGGCAAATTCGGTCTCATCTACTTCAGCTGGACGCCCTCGGCAAAAGGTAACTTCACCATAGTGGCGACTGCTTCCGTGGACAACGAAATTGTCACCACGGACAACTCATACACTGCTGCGATCACGGTCAACGAAGCCGCCTGGAAGGCCATAGCCTTGTACGGCGGTATATTCGCAGCTATAGTGGTGGTCATCCTGCTCTATTTCTACCGAAAACGCTTGCCCAAGCTAGGTGGAAAGAAGGAGAAGCAGAAGGAGGAGACCAAAAAGCAGCCGGCCACTAATGAGGAGAAGAAAGGAAAGAAGTGA